Proteins encoded by one window of Deinococcus yavapaiensis KR-236:
- the ychF gene encoding redox-regulated ATPase YchF, translating to MCALGIGIVGLPNVGKSTLFNAITRAGALAANYPFATIEPNTGRVTVPDERLIALRDIFTKGDRVPPVIPTYVEFVDIAGLVKGASKGEGLGNQFLANIREVDAIAHVVRCFEDPNVVHVAGSVDPLSDIDTINTELVLADLGTMERRVDRLKRSAKGNKEDSELLALAQQVLAVLEEGKPARAATYDAPIPKDFGLLTIKPVIYVANVAEDDLLEDNDMVKTVRDFAASEEAEVVKISAQIEGELAEMPEEEARAFLADLGIDEPGLNKLIHVGYKTLGLITFITSGEKEVRAWTIREGTKAPQAAGTIHSDFERGFIRAEVIQWDKMVEAASWANAKSKGWVRTEGKEYVMQDGDIMNVLFNV from the coding sequence ATGTGTGCCCTTGGAATCGGAATCGTCGGTTTGCCCAACGTCGGGAAGTCCACCCTCTTCAACGCCATCACGCGCGCCGGCGCGCTCGCCGCCAACTACCCCTTCGCGACGATCGAGCCCAACACCGGGCGGGTCACCGTGCCTGACGAGCGCCTCATCGCGCTGCGCGACATCTTCACGAAAGGTGACCGCGTTCCGCCCGTCATTCCGACGTACGTCGAATTCGTGGACATCGCCGGGCTCGTGAAGGGCGCTTCGAAAGGAGAAGGGCTCGGCAACCAGTTCCTCGCGAACATCCGCGAGGTGGACGCCATCGCGCACGTCGTGCGTTGCTTCGAGGACCCGAACGTCGTTCACGTCGCCGGAAGCGTCGATCCCCTGTCGGACATCGACACGATCAACACCGAACTCGTCCTCGCCGACCTCGGCACGATGGAGCGCCGCGTGGACCGCCTCAAGCGTAGCGCCAAAGGAAACAAGGAGGACTCGGAGCTGCTCGCCCTCGCGCAGCAGGTGCTCGCCGTGCTGGAGGAAGGCAAGCCCGCCCGCGCCGCAACGTACGACGCGCCCATTCCGAAGGACTTCGGCCTCCTCACCATCAAGCCCGTCATCTACGTCGCGAACGTCGCCGAGGACGATCTGCTCGAAGACAACGACATGGTGAAGACGGTGCGTGACTTCGCCGCGTCCGAGGAAGCGGAGGTCGTCAAGATCTCCGCGCAGATCGAAGGCGAACTCGCGGAGATGCCCGAAGAGGAAGCGCGCGCGTTTCTCGCCGATCTCGGCATCGACGAGCCAGGCCTCAACAAGCTCATTCACGTCGGCTACAAGACGCTGGGGCTCATCACCTTCATCACCTCGGGCGAGAAGGAAGTGCGCGCGTGGACGATTCGCGAAGGCACGAAGGCGCCTCAGGCGGCGGGCACCATCCACTCGGACTTCGAACGTGGCTTCATCCGCGCGGAAGTCATTCAGTGGGACAAGATGGTCGAGGCGGCAAGCTGGGCGAACGCCAAGAGCAAAGGCTGGGTGCGGACGGAAGGCAAAGAGTACGTCATGCAGGACGGCGACATCATGAACGTGTTGTTCAACGTGTGA
- a CDS encoding M3 family metallopeptidase, with protein sequence MTAPQPVPTWDSYADRYAALDAELLTADTAQAWLRRWSDLDEDLLEAQVRLEFTSDRDTSSQEKRDALTAFLRDVLPKAQVAQHQLQRRLLDLPEDALPSELHQMRRRLRNQADVFHAQNVDLNAETNTLANTFNRISGARTIDVDGQEVTFAQAGRLLQSSDRDVRERTWRAMQTRALQDRDTLNTLMLDLLARRHRLASQAGMPNYLALHWLELNRLDYTPDDARAFHAAIEAEVVPLAAELREVRRAALGVESLRPWDLQVDVHGFPPPFEDANALVDAAERVLQAVHPRYGERFRHLRNRPAADPWLDVEARPGKAGGAYCAPLPVSRGSVILQSATGTHLDLTVLLHEAGHAMHGAALLEEGHLQFNTWVGSEFGEVPSQAMELLALAHLESAAGYSKKRANAAVAKQFEDIVYTLPRLALNDAWQHWLYTEAPGDVTGEDLEAKYLELAERFEPDLDWSGFEAERAGGWRLPPHAFIYPLYVLDYAYAWLGALDVWQRSLDDPAGAVEAYEAALRLGGSRSLPQMFEAVGSRFSGDRKQVGALMARVREVLQMGERRASA encoded by the coding sequence ATGACCGCACCCCAACCTGTCCCGACTTGGGATTCGTACGCCGATCGCTACGCTGCGCTCGACGCCGAACTCCTCACCGCCGACACCGCCCAGGCGTGGCTACGTCGTTGGAGTGATCTCGACGAGGATCTCCTCGAAGCCCAGGTACGCCTAGAATTCACGTCCGACCGCGACACCTCCTCGCAAGAAAAGCGCGACGCCCTCACCGCGTTTTTGCGTGACGTCCTCCCCAAGGCGCAAGTCGCGCAGCACCAATTGCAACGCCGCCTGCTCGACCTGCCCGAGGACGCCCTGCCGAGCGAGTTGCACCAGATGCGCCGCCGTCTACGCAACCAAGCCGACGTGTTCCACGCGCAGAACGTCGACCTGAACGCCGAAACGAACACCCTCGCCAACACCTTCAACCGCATCTCCGGCGCGCGCACCATCGACGTGGACGGTCAGGAGGTGACGTTCGCGCAAGCCGGGCGCCTGCTGCAAAGCTCGGACCGCGACGTTCGAGAGCGCACGTGGCGAGCTATGCAAACGCGCGCCCTGCAAGACCGTGACACCCTCAACACCTTGATGCTCGACTTGCTCGCCCGTCGCCACCGCCTCGCGTCGCAGGCGGGCATGCCGAACTACCTGGCGTTGCATTGGTTGGAGCTCAACCGCCTCGACTACACTCCCGACGACGCCCGGGCGTTTCACGCGGCCATCGAAGCGGAAGTCGTGCCGCTCGCCGCCGAATTGCGTGAAGTACGTCGAGCCGCGCTCGGCGTGGAATCGTTGCGACCGTGGGATTTGCAAGTGGACGTGCATGGCTTCCCGCCTCCCTTCGAGGATGCAAACGCCTTGGTGGACGCCGCCGAACGAGTGCTGCAAGCGGTGCACCCGAGGTACGGCGAACGCTTCCGGCACCTGCGGAATCGTCCGGCCGCCGACCCGTGGTTGGACGTGGAGGCGCGACCGGGCAAGGCGGGCGGCGCGTACTGCGCGCCCTTGCCCGTGTCACGCGGCTCGGTGATCTTGCAAAGCGCGACGGGCACGCACCTCGACCTGACCGTGCTGCTGCACGAAGCGGGGCACGCCATGCACGGAGCGGCGTTACTCGAGGAAGGCCACCTGCAGTTCAACACCTGGGTGGGATCGGAGTTCGGCGAGGTGCCGTCGCAAGCCATGGAGTTGCTGGCCTTGGCGCACCTCGAGTCGGCCGCCGGATACTCGAAGAAACGCGCGAACGCGGCCGTCGCGAAGCAATTCGAGGACATCGTGTACACCTTGCCTCGCCTCGCGCTGAATGACGCGTGGCAACACTGGCTGTACACCGAAGCGCCCGGGGACGTGACGGGCGAGGACTTGGAAGCGAAGTACCTGGAACTCGCCGAGCGCTTCGAACCCGACTTGGACTGGTCCGGATTCGAAGCGGAACGCGCGGGCGGGTGGCGACTTCCACCGCACGCGTTCATCTACCCGTTGTACGTGCTGGATTACGCGTACGCGTGGTTGGGCGCGTTGGACGTGTGGCAGCGCTCGTTGGACGACCCAGCGGGCGCCGTGGAAGCGTACGAGGCGGCGCTTCGCTTGGGCGGGTCGCGGTCCTTGCCGCAGATGTTCGAGGCGGTCGGGTCGCGCTTCTCGGGAGACCGTAAG
- a CDS encoding MazG nucleotide pyrophosphohydrolase domain-containing protein, with product MTTNADKVRAFHEAIGAAFPDRPSFPSPELLSLRRTLIREEYEEVMEAMDSLSDDLAPLAQELADLLYVTYGAMLALGLDANAVFAEVHRANMEKTKGPKRADGKQLKPEGWRPADVRGVLKRLGANNST from the coding sequence ATGACGACGAACGCCGACAAAGTCCGAGCATTCCACGAGGCGATCGGCGCGGCCTTTCCCGATCGCCCGAGCTTTCCCTCGCCCGAACTCCTGAGCTTGCGCCGCACCCTCATTCGAGAGGAGTACGAGGAAGTCATGGAGGCGATGGACTCGCTTTCGGACGACTTGGCGCCGCTCGCTCAAGAACTCGCGGATCTGCTCTACGTCACGTACGGCGCGATGCTCGCCTTGGGATTGGACGCGAACGCGGTGTTCGCCGAAGTGCACCGAGCGAACATGGAGAAGACCAAAGGCCCGAAGCGCGCCGACGGCAAGCAGCTCAAACCCGAAGGCTGGCGGCCCGCCGACGTGCGCGGCGTGTTGAAGCGGCTTGGCGCGAACAATTCAACGTAG
- a CDS encoding alpha/beta fold hydrolase: MKRFLALLPALLFASCAPRAPLATQPVSPPRLPGMTASAYVTVGGEQVYYETGGAGTPVVLVHGIGGGNSGFQWRLNTAALAQEHRLFVLDLPGFGRSPAEAKAYTGELYTNAVRDFLADVVGAPTAVVASSLAGAYVIDIAASSPNLVTKLLLVSPTGLERLIAPPNPGFYSALTRTPLGGVISTFLRGEPGVNFFLSEQVYLDRSLVTPDITKVYVDNLASADKEFPVFSFISQLLNANVTESWPKTTGIPSRIVWGSDDVNTPASGAAAFVRLRPDVQVDVLAGRAIPNDESSSEFNEIARDFLR; encoded by the coding sequence ATGAAGCGATTTCTCGCGTTGCTGCCCGCCTTGCTGTTCGCCTCGTGCGCGCCGAGGGCGCCCCTCGCGACTCAGCCCGTTTCTCCGCCGCGGCTGCCCGGCATGACCGCGAGCGCTTACGTCACCGTCGGGGGAGAGCAGGTCTACTACGAGACGGGCGGCGCGGGCACGCCCGTCGTCCTCGTGCATGGCATCGGGGGAGGGAACTCGGGCTTTCAGTGGCGCCTCAACACCGCCGCGCTCGCTCAAGAGCATCGCTTGTTCGTCCTCGACTTGCCCGGCTTCGGGCGCAGTCCGGCCGAGGCCAAGGCGTACACGGGCGAGCTGTACACGAACGCCGTTCGCGACTTCCTCGCCGACGTCGTCGGGGCGCCCACGGCGGTCGTCGCGTCGAGCCTCGCGGGCGCGTACGTCATCGACATCGCGGCGAGCTCGCCGAACCTCGTCACGAAGCTGCTGCTCGTCTCCCCGACGGGCTTGGAGCGCTTGATCGCCCCGCCGAATCCGGGGTTCTACTCGGCCCTCACGCGCACGCCGCTCGGTGGGGTGATCTCGACGTTTTTGCGGGGCGAACCGGGCGTGAACTTCTTCTTGTCGGAACAGGTGTACCTCGACCGTAGCCTGGTCACGCCCGACATCACCAAGGTGTACGTCGACAACCTCGCGTCGGCGGACAAGGAATTCCCGGTCTTCTCGTTCATCTCGCAACTTCTCAACGCGAACGTCACCGAGTCGTGGCCGAAGACGACGGGGATTCCGTCGCGCATCGTGTGGGGCAGTGACGACGTAAACACGCCCGCGTCGGGCGCGGCGGCCTTCGTACGCCTGCGTCCAGACGTGCAAGTCGACGTCCTCGCGGGCCGCGCCATCCCGAACGACGAGTCATCGAGCGAATTCAACGAGATCGCGCGCGACTTCCTACGTTGA
- a CDS encoding DMT family transporter: MDALSFAAIAVTILFWASSFAGIRAGLESFTPEHLALYRFLVASVALAVYAVIARMRLPSRADLLRIFGLSLLGITTYHLALNIGELTVPAGTASLIIAAGPVITALLATSFMGERLTWQGWLGTFISLLGVLLIVLGRGEPLGFTRGALLILLAAFTTSLYFVFQKGVVKRVGALRFTVYSLILGTLPMLVFLPGFGAQLAAAPLGSHLAVIYIGLFPAALAYLTWTFALARVGAARTTSFLFVSPVLAILIGWVWLGEVPSRDSLIGGIIAVLGVILVQTVGKPKVPAASPAREKAA, encoded by the coding sequence ATGGACGCTCTGAGCTTCGCCGCCATCGCCGTCACGATCCTCTTTTGGGCGTCGTCGTTCGCCGGGATTCGCGCGGGTCTGGAAAGCTTCACGCCCGAGCACCTCGCCTTGTACCGCTTTCTCGTGGCGTCGGTCGCGCTCGCCGTGTACGCCGTCATCGCTCGCATGCGCCTTCCGAGTCGCGCGGACCTTCTGCGGATCTTCGGCTTGTCGCTGCTCGGCATCACGACGTACCACTTGGCACTCAACATCGGCGAGCTCACGGTTCCGGCGGGCACGGCGAGCCTCATCATCGCGGCGGGGCCGGTCATCACCGCCTTGCTCGCCACGTCCTTCATGGGCGAGCGGTTGACGTGGCAAGGATGGCTGGGCACCTTCATCAGCTTGCTCGGCGTGCTGCTGATCGTCCTGGGGCGCGGAGAACCTCTCGGCTTCACCCGCGGCGCCTTGCTGATCTTGCTCGCCGCCTTTACCACCAGCTTGTACTTCGTCTTTCAAAAAGGCGTCGTGAAGCGCGTCGGAGCGCTGCGCTTCACGGTGTACAGCTTGATTCTCGGAACGCTTCCGATGCTGGTGTTCTTGCCGGGCTTCGGCGCGCAACTCGCCGCCGCTCCGCTCGGCTCGCACCTCGCCGTGATCTACATCGGCCTGTTTCCGGCGGCCCTCGCGTACCTCACGTGGACCTTCGCCCTCGCGCGCGTCGGAGCGGCGAGAACGACGAGCTTTCTGTTCGTCTCTCCGGTCCTCGCGATCCTCATCGGCTGGGTCTGGCTCGGCGAGGTGCCCAGCCGCGACTCGCTGATCGGCGGCATCATCGCCGTGCTCGGCGTGATCCTCGTGCAGACCGTCGGCAAGCCCAAGGTGCCCGCCGCGTCGCCCGCTCGGGAGAAGGCGGCGTGA